From the genome of Pelomonas sp. SE-A7, one region includes:
- a CDS encoding sugar-transfer associated ATP-grasp domain-containing protein: protein MPWIRRLLAYSELARRADQATGRGRWPQWLELLKLSRGPGAIGPGDYYTYRLFDPGLSWEQKLEFVGWRREALLDGLNQRSWACLGLDKVLTLELLGAQGLACTKTLAIYKRGPGRPHQRAEQLADEAALRRWLRDTIHYPFFSKPSASGFGRGACLAHEYLPERDALRLGDGSELAVDAFDFHRADQENLGYLFQRPVTPDPSLQAQLGPELTSLRIMVLLDEETGPQIHRAFWKFPTGANFSDNYNSGSTGNLAAAIDYDTGRVLRVINGIGLDLRELRHHPDTGADLHQLSVPGWPEVQAFALRVATLFPHLRFQQWDIALSASGPLALELNLFATGGCDLTQLLERRGLLDARMRSCLAQQGLLTG from the coding sequence ATGCCCTGGATCCGGCGACTGCTGGCTTACTCGGAGCTGGCCCGGCGTGCCGATCAGGCGACGGGCCGGGGTCGCTGGCCGCAATGGCTGGAACTGCTGAAGCTGTCGCGTGGCCCGGGCGCCATCGGCCCGGGCGACTACTACACCTACCGCTTGTTCGATCCCGGCCTCAGCTGGGAGCAGAAGCTGGAGTTCGTCGGCTGGCGCCGCGAAGCCCTGCTGGACGGGCTGAACCAGCGGTCCTGGGCCTGCCTGGGGCTGGACAAGGTCTTGACCCTGGAGCTGCTGGGCGCCCAGGGCCTGGCTTGCACCAAGACCTTGGCGATCTACAAGCGCGGCCCAGGCCGACCCCACCAGCGCGCCGAACAGCTGGCTGACGAAGCCGCCCTGCGCCGCTGGTTGCGGGACACGATCCATTACCCCTTCTTCTCCAAGCCCAGCGCCAGCGGCTTCGGCCGCGGCGCCTGCCTGGCCCATGAGTACCTGCCGGAGCGCGACGCGCTGCGCCTGGGCGACGGCAGCGAGCTGGCGGTCGATGCCTTCGACTTCCACCGCGCCGACCAGGAGAACCTTGGCTATCTGTTCCAGCGCCCGGTCACGCCCGATCCGTCCCTGCAGGCCCAACTGGGCCCAGAGCTGACCAGCCTGCGCATCATGGTGCTGCTGGATGAGGAGACCGGCCCGCAGATCCACCGTGCCTTCTGGAAATTCCCCACCGGCGCCAACTTCAGCGACAACTACAACAGCGGCAGCACCGGCAACCTGGCCGCCGCCATCGACTACGACACCGGCCGGGTGCTGCGCGTCATCAACGGCATTGGGCTGGACCTGCGCGAACTGCGCCACCATCCCGATACCGGTGCCGACCTGCACCAGCTCAGCGTGCCAGGCTGGCCCGAGGTCCAGGCCTTTGCGCTGCGGGTGGCCACGCTGTTCCCGCATCTGCGCTTCCAGCAATGGGACATCGCCCTGTCGGCCAGCGGGCCGCTGGCGCTGGAGCTGAACCTGTTCGCCACCGGCGGCTGCGACCTGACCCAGTTGCTGGAGCGGCGCGGCCTGCTGGATGCGCGCATGCGCAGCTGCCTGGCCCAGCAGGGCCTGCTGACCGGATAG
- a CDS encoding DUF1800 domain-containing protein → MLQSHRFTLPRPSRRAALLGTAVALLLAACASLPPPLDPPSQLRAANRIGWGATTGQLDQIATQGWGRYVEQQLNADPKAPLPAFAEAQIAQLDITSKTLNERVQEVETLRKNQDKPPTEAERVVARQAYQNGLNKGSREAGHRFLLRALYSDQQLLEHISAFWFNHFNVHQYKREIRVLVSDYEDRALRPNALGSFRTMLGAVARHPAMLRYLDNDQNGIPRVNENYARELLELHTLGVDGGYSQRDVQELARVLTGFGVRLDPEDPKLPPKFNGQYVREGLYEFNPARHDFGDKQLLGQTIKGSGAKELDQVLDLLVAHPSTARFVSRKLAQFFLADQPPAAVVERMAAAFQQSGGDIKATLRPLLLSSEFASLPPAKFKDPQHYLLSGLRAGFEGQQMLNSQPLAGWLRRLGQGLYDRQTPDGYPPQAEAWNSAGQMSLRFEIARQMGGGVPALFKGEAADAPKPPPPPYKLDAPPMRSRIEPSLSPATRGALAQADSPQLWLTLLLSSPEFMNR, encoded by the coding sequence ATGCTGCAGTCCCACCGCTTCACCCTGCCGCGGCCGAGCCGGCGCGCCGCCTTGCTCGGCACCGCTGTCGCCCTCTTGCTCGCCGCCTGTGCCAGCCTGCCACCGCCACTTGATCCGCCCTCTCAGCTGCGCGCCGCCAACCGCATAGGCTGGGGCGCCACCACCGGCCAGCTGGACCAGATCGCCACGCAAGGCTGGGGCCGCTATGTGGAGCAGCAGCTGAACGCTGACCCCAAGGCGCCTCTGCCGGCCTTTGCCGAGGCGCAGATCGCCCAGCTGGACATCACGAGCAAGACGCTGAACGAGCGGGTGCAGGAGGTCGAGACCCTGCGCAAGAACCAGGACAAGCCGCCCACCGAGGCCGAGCGGGTCGTCGCCCGGCAGGCCTACCAGAACGGGCTCAACAAGGGCTCGCGCGAGGCCGGCCACCGCTTCCTGCTGCGAGCGCTGTATTCCGACCAGCAGCTGCTGGAGCACATCAGCGCCTTCTGGTTCAACCACTTCAATGTCCACCAGTACAAGCGCGAGATCCGCGTGCTGGTGTCCGACTACGAGGACCGCGCGCTGCGGCCGAATGCGCTCGGCTCGTTCCGCACCATGCTGGGCGCCGTGGCCCGCCATCCGGCCATGCTGCGCTATCTGGACAACGACCAGAACGGCATTCCCAGGGTCAACGAGAACTACGCCCGCGAGCTGCTGGAGCTGCACACGCTGGGCGTGGACGGCGGCTACAGCCAGCGCGACGTGCAGGAGCTGGCCCGCGTGCTGACCGGCTTCGGCGTGCGCCTGGACCCCGAGGACCCCAAGCTGCCGCCCAAGTTCAACGGCCAGTACGTTCGCGAAGGCCTGTACGAATTCAACCCGGCCCGCCATGACTTCGGCGACAAGCAGCTGCTCGGCCAGACCATCAAGGGCAGCGGCGCCAAGGAGCTGGACCAGGTGCTGGACCTGCTGGTCGCCCATCCCAGCACGGCCCGCTTCGTCAGCCGCAAGCTGGCCCAATTCTTCCTGGCCGACCAGCCGCCGGCCGCCGTGGTCGAGCGCATGGCCGCGGCCTTCCAGCAAAGCGGCGGCGACATCAAGGCCACGTTGCGGCCGCTGCTGCTGTCCAGCGAATTCGCCAGCCTGCCGCCGGCCAAGTTCAAGGACCCGCAGCACTACCTGCTCTCCGGCCTGCGCGCCGGCTTCGAGGGCCAGCAGATGCTGAACAGCCAGCCGCTGGCCGGCTGGCTGCGCCGCCTGGGCCAGGGCCTGTACGACCGCCAGACGCCGGACGGCTATCCGCCCCAGGCCGAGGCCTGGAACAGTGCCGGTCAGATGAGCCTGCGTTTCGAGATCGCCCGCCAGATGGGCGGCGGCGTGCCGGCCCTGTTCAAGGGCGAGGCGGCCGACGCGCCCAAGCCGCCGCCACCGCCCTACAAGCTAGACGCGCCACCCATGCGCAGCCGCATCGAGCCCAGCCTGAGCCCGGCCACGCGCGGCGCCCTGGCCCAGGCCGACTCGCCGCAGCTGTGGCTCACGCTGCTGCTGTCCAGCCCCGAATTCATGAACCGCTGA
- a CDS encoding DUF1501 domain-containing protein — MNRRHLLQATAAGLALPGTRLFAAGADKPRFLLVFLRGGYDAANLLVPTGSSFYYESRPKIAIAKPGSEPSAEAALSINADWGLHPALKDSLYPLLQAGQAAFIPFAGTDDLSRSHFETQDSIELGQNLTGQRDFQSGFMNRLAAEIGARGAISFTDQLPISFRGQAKIGNAALRDNARLAVDAKTRQLVSGMYQQQPLSTQVEEGFALREELVRELSPERMKEMDASGRNAISAKGFELEARRIGKLMRGRFSLGFIDVGGWDTHVGQGGATGTLATRFEELGRGLAAISAELGPELWRSTTVMVISEFGRTFRENGNRGTDHGHGSTYWLLGGSLAAKGGVAGEQVQLTAKTLNQGRDYPVLNEYRAVLGGLWKRQFGLSDEALARVFPGAAIKDLGLV, encoded by the coding sequence TTGAACCGACGTCATCTGCTCCAAGCCACCGCCGCGGGTCTGGCCCTGCCCGGCACCCGTTTGTTTGCCGCAGGCGCCGACAAGCCGCGCTTTCTGCTGGTCTTTCTGCGCGGCGGCTACGACGCCGCCAACCTGCTGGTGCCGACCGGCAGCAGCTTCTATTACGAATCGCGGCCCAAGATCGCCATCGCCAAGCCGGGCAGCGAGCCCAGCGCCGAGGCGGCCCTGTCCATCAATGCCGACTGGGGCCTGCATCCGGCGCTGAAGGACAGCCTCTACCCCCTGCTGCAGGCCGGCCAGGCCGCCTTCATCCCCTTCGCCGGCACCGACGACCTCAGCCGCAGCCATTTCGAGACCCAGGACAGCATAGAACTGGGTCAGAACCTCACGGGCCAGCGCGACTTCCAGAGCGGCTTCATGAACCGCCTCGCTGCCGAGATCGGTGCGCGCGGTGCGATCTCGTTCACCGACCAGCTGCCGATCAGCTTCCGCGGCCAGGCCAAGATTGGCAATGCGGCGCTGCGCGACAACGCCCGGCTGGCGGTCGATGCCAAGACCCGCCAGCTGGTCTCGGGCATGTACCAGCAGCAGCCGCTGTCCACCCAGGTCGAGGAAGGCTTTGCGCTGCGCGAGGAGCTGGTGCGCGAGCTCTCGCCCGAGCGCATGAAGGAGATGGACGCCTCGGGCCGCAACGCGATCAGCGCCAAGGGTTTCGAGCTGGAGGCGCGGCGCATAGGCAAGCTGATGCGCGGCCGCTTCAGCCTGGGCTTCATCGACGTGGGCGGCTGGGACACCCACGTCGGCCAGGGCGGCGCCACCGGCACGCTGGCGACCCGCTTCGAGGAGCTGGGCCGCGGCCTGGCCGCGATCAGCGCCGAACTCGGCCCGGAGCTGTGGCGCAGCACCACGGTGATGGTGATCAGCGAGTTCGGCCGCACCTTCCGCGAGAACGGCAATCGCGGCACCGACCACGGCCATGGCTCGACCTACTGGCTGCTGGGCGGCAGCCTGGCGGCCAAGGGGGGCGTGGCCGGCGAGCAGGTGCAACTGACAGCCAAGACCCTGAACCAGGGCCGCGACTACCCGGTGCTGAATGAATACCGCGCCGTGCTGGGCGGCCTCTGGAAGCGCCAGTTCGGCCTGTCGGACGAGGCGCTGGCGCGCGTGTTCCCGGGCGCGGCGATCAAGGACCTGGGCCTGGTCTGA
- a CDS encoding histidine kinase → MPPAPALLLTRQDRRDLLVAAVLALVFSAGVFLPSIASCHLLGHAEDGCGGEGLVFLPRMLGRAAWIWCMVAGACLSQHWLPSNEAARPLALGLQVTGLTLLSPSLGALLGLSDGSLLPNSPYDLQVQASFAVVACLTFEYRQRRLRGEADAESLSHSAPAQARQLAQARMALLQAQVEPHFLFNTLAHLRRLAHTDTGAARAMLSDLRLYLAAALPELRQTETPLARELDLVRAFLALHQRRIGPDRLKLSFEIAPGLEAAIVPCTCLLTLAENAIKHGITPQLAGGEICVRALPDPELPSTLRLEVVDTGAGMTPGSGGGTGLVTLRARLAALHGSAARLSLHINQPQGLIARVQLPWH, encoded by the coding sequence ATGCCTCCTGCGCCCGCCCTGCTCCTGACCCGCCAGGATCGCCGCGACCTGCTGGTCGCCGCCGTCCTGGCCCTGGTGTTCTCGGCCGGCGTGTTCCTGCCCAGCATCGCCAGCTGCCATCTGCTTGGCCACGCCGAGGATGGCTGTGGCGGCGAGGGGCTGGTCTTCCTGCCCCGTATGCTGGGCCGCGCGGCCTGGATCTGGTGCATGGTGGCGGGGGCCTGCCTGAGCCAGCACTGGCTGCCCAGCAACGAAGCCGCGCGCCCGCTGGCCCTGGGACTGCAGGTGACAGGTCTGACCCTGCTGAGCCCCTCCCTGGGCGCCCTGCTCGGCCTGTCAGACGGCAGCCTGCTGCCCAACAGCCCCTACGACCTGCAGGTTCAGGCCAGTTTCGCCGTGGTGGCCTGCCTGACCTTCGAGTACCGGCAGCGCCGGCTGCGCGGCGAGGCCGATGCCGAGTCGCTGAGCCACAGCGCGCCCGCCCAGGCTCGCCAGCTGGCCCAGGCGCGCATGGCCTTGCTGCAGGCCCAGGTCGAACCGCATTTTTTGTTCAACACCCTGGCCCATCTGCGCCGCCTGGCCCATACCGACACCGGGGCGGCACGGGCCATGCTGTCGGACCTGCGCCTCTACCTCGCCGCAGCCCTGCCCGAACTGCGCCAGACGGAAACCCCGCTGGCCCGCGAACTGGACCTGGTGCGCGCCTTTCTGGCCCTGCACCAGCGCCGCATAGGCCCGGATCGGCTGAAGCTGAGCTTCGAGATCGCACCCGGCCTGGAGGCGGCCATCGTGCCCTGCACCTGTCTGCTGACCCTGGCGGAGAACGCGATCAAGCATGGCATCACGCCGCAGCTCGCGGGCGGCGAGATCTGCGTCCGTGCGCTGCCGGACCCGGAGCTGCCGTCCACGCTCAGGCTGGAAGTGGTCGACACCGGCGCCGGCATGACGCCCGGCAGCGGCGGCGGTACCGGCCTGGTCACGCTGCGCGCCCGCCTCGCCGCTCTCCATGGCAGCGCGGCGAGGCTCAGTCTGCACATCAACCAGCCGCAGGGCCTGATCGCGCGGGTGCAATTGCCATGGCACTGA